A single genomic interval of Cervus elaphus chromosome 19, mCerEla1.1, whole genome shotgun sequence harbors:
- the CCNL1 gene encoding cyclin-L1 isoform X2, which translates to MKLSSWQQTPSPLILDQNYINTKNQVIKAERRVLKELGFCVHVKHPHKIIVMYLQVLECERNQTLVQTAWNYMNDSLRTNVFVRFQPETIACACIYLAARALQIPLPTRPHWFLLFGTTEEEIQEICIETLRLYTRKKPNYELLEKEVEKRKVALQEAKLKAKGLNPDGTPALSTLGGFSPASKPSSPREVKAEEKSPISVNVKTIKKEPEDRQQASKSPYNGVRKDSKRSRNSRSASRSRSRTRSRSRSHTPRRHYNNRRSRSGTYSSRSRSRSRSHSESPRRHHNHGSPHLKAKHTRDDLKSSNRHGHKRKKSRSRSQSKSRDHSDAVKKHRHERGHHRDRRERSRSFERPHKGKHHGSSRSGHGRHRR; encoded by the exons ATGAAGCTGTCGTCATGGCAACA GACTCCAAGCCCCCTGATCCTTGATCAGAACTACATTAACACCAAAAATCAAGTTATCAAGGCAGAGAGGAGGGTGCTAAAGGAATTGGGATTTTGTGTTCATGTCAAGCATCCCCATAAG ATCATTGTTATGTATTTACAAGTCTTAGAATGTGAACGTAATCAAACCCTGGTTCAAACTGCCTG gaattatATGAATGACAGTCTTCGAACCAATGTATTTGTTCGATTTCAACCAGAGACTATTGCATGTGCTTGCATCTACCTTGCAGCTAGAGCTCTTCAG ATTCCATTGCCAACTCGTCCCCATTGGTTTCTTCTTTTTGGTACTACAGAAGAGGAGATCCAAGAAATCTGCATAGAAACGCTTAGGCTTTATACCAGAAAAAAG CCAAACTATGAATTGCTGGaaaaagaagtagagaaaagaaaagttgCCTTACAAGAAGCCAAATTAAAAGCAAAGGGATTGAATCCTGATGGAACTCCAGCCCTTTCAACTCTTGGTGGATTTTCTCCAGCCTCTAAACCAT CATCACCAAGAGAAGTAAAAGCTGAAGAGAAGTCACCTATTTCTGTTAATGTGAAGACAATAAAAAAAGAACCCGAGGATAGACAACAGGCTTCTAAAAGCCCTTACAATGG tgtaagaaAAGACAGCAAGAGAAGTAGAAATAGCAGAAGTGCAAGTCGATCAAGGTCAAGAACACGATCACGTTCTAGATCACATACTCCAAGAAGACA TTATAATAATAGGCGGAGTCGATCTGGAACATACAGCTCGAGATCAAGAAGCAGGTCCCGCAGTCACAGTGAAAGCCCAAGAAGACATCATAATCATGGCTCTCCTCACCTTAAAGCCAAGCATACCAGAGATGATTTAAAAAGTTCAAATAGACATGgtcataaaaggaaaaagtctCGTTCTCGATCTCAGAGCAAGTCTCGGGATCACTCAGATGCTGTCAAGAAACACAGGCATGAGAGGGGACATCATAGGGACAGGCGTGAAAGGTCTCGCTCCTTTGAGAGACCCCACAAAGGCAAGCACCATGGCAGCAGTCGCTCAGGACACGGCAGGCACAGGCGCTGA
- the CCNL1 gene encoding cyclin-L1 isoform X3 yields the protein MVEIFFRNYMNDSLRTNVFVRFQPETIACACIYLAARALQIPLPTRPHWFLLFGTTEEEIQEICIETLRLYTRKKPNYELLEKEVEKRKVALQEAKLKAKGLNPDGTPALSTLGGFSPASKPSSPREVKAEEKSPISVNVKTIKKEPEDRQQASKSPYNGVRKDSKRSRNSRSASRSRSRTRSRSRSHTPRRHYNNRRSRSGTYSSRSRSRSRSHSESPRRHHNHGSPHLKAKHTRDDLKSSNRHGHKRKKSRSRSQSKSRDHSDAVKKHRHERGHHRDRRERSRSFERPHKGKHHGSSRSGHGRHRR from the exons AtggttgaaatatttttcaggaattatATGAATGACAGTCTTCGAACCAATGTATTTGTTCGATTTCAACCAGAGACTATTGCATGTGCTTGCATCTACCTTGCAGCTAGAGCTCTTCAG ATTCCATTGCCAACTCGTCCCCATTGGTTTCTTCTTTTTGGTACTACAGAAGAGGAGATCCAAGAAATCTGCATAGAAACGCTTAGGCTTTATACCAGAAAAAAG CCAAACTATGAATTGCTGGaaaaagaagtagagaaaagaaaagttgCCTTACAAGAAGCCAAATTAAAAGCAAAGGGATTGAATCCTGATGGAACTCCAGCCCTTTCAACTCTTGGTGGATTTTCTCCAGCCTCTAAACCAT CATCACCAAGAGAAGTAAAAGCTGAAGAGAAGTCACCTATTTCTGTTAATGTGAAGACAATAAAAAAAGAACCCGAGGATAGACAACAGGCTTCTAAAAGCCCTTACAATGG tgtaagaaAAGACAGCAAGAGAAGTAGAAATAGCAGAAGTGCAAGTCGATCAAGGTCAAGAACACGATCACGTTCTAGATCACATACTCCAAGAAGACA TTATAATAATAGGCGGAGTCGATCTGGAACATACAGCTCGAGATCAAGAAGCAGGTCCCGCAGTCACAGTGAAAGCCCAAGAAGACATCATAATCATGGCTCTCCTCACCTTAAAGCCAAGCATACCAGAGATGATTTAAAAAGTTCAAATAGACATGgtcataaaaggaaaaagtctCGTTCTCGATCTCAGAGCAAGTCTCGGGATCACTCAGATGCTGTCAAGAAACACAGGCATGAGAGGGGACATCATAGGGACAGGCGTGAAAGGTCTCGCTCCTTTGAGAGACCCCACAAAGGCAAGCACCATGGCAGCAGTCGCTCAGGACACGGCAGGCACAGGCGCTGA